The region AACAAGGAATGtatccatatcaaaacttttattattggtcttcaggatactgaataatgaagcttcaaagttaagtatgccatcataggcgcctttcctaCTGTGGtcaaaaagtaaggtgaatttttaatttaaacttcccGCCTTATTCGAATcgtccaatcttttttatttttaagttggtagGAATGTCATTAACATTTGTGCCAAATTACATGTCAaactcataattatttttttttgtttacgcttGTTTCTGAAGTACCAAAAGTGCATTCGGCGATTTTCACGATGTCTAATTTTGTTGAGCAAAGAAgtgctattaaattttgttcGTGGAATGATATTTCTGCTGCTGAAACGTATCGAATGTTGCAAAAGGCCTTCGGTGAAGAGACTAtgtctcaaaaaaatgtttacaagtggtACAAAGACTTCACAGAAGGCCGAGAACGTGTTGATGACTTGGAACGCTCCGGACGACCATCGACTTCGATTGATGATCGCcacatcaacaaaatcaaagaattgTTGCTTACAAATCGTCGGTTAACCATTCGAGACCTTGTTGACATGGTTGGAATATCATTTGGGTCGGTGCAAGCGATTTTAAAGGATCATTTGGGCCTCAGAAGACTCAAATCACGTTTGGTGCCgaaatttctcaatttctttgaaaaagagcGTCGCGTTAAAACGTGTGAAGCAATGCTTTCTGACTATCAAGACgtctaaaaacaaattattactggCGATGAGACTTGGGTCTACGCATACGACCCTGAAACAACCGACCAATCGAGTGAATACCGTGAAAAAGGCGAGCCGAGACCGAAGCAACCACGTCAAAGTCGCTCAAAAATCAAGGTCATGTTGActgttttctttgattattgtGGTGTCGTGCACTACGAATTCCTTCCAACTGGCCAAACTGTCAACAAGGAATATTATTTAAGCGTTATGCGACGTTTGCGTGAAGATATTCGCAAAAAGAGACCGGAATTATGGGCCAATAACTCTTGGATTTTGCACCACGATAATGCGCCTTCGCACACAGCACTGGTTCTTCGTGAGTTTTTCGCCAAAAACTCTACCCATGTTGCTCCACAACCACCGTATTCGCCCGACTTAGCACCGTGTGACTTCTGGCTGATCCCATAGCTCAAGAAACCACTCCGGGGAAATCGTTTTGAGTCCATTGAAGAGATCCAACGTGAATCGGCACGCGCATTGAAGGCTATCCCTACCGAGGACTTTTTGGCATGCTTCGAAGACTGGAAAAAACGTTGGCAAAAGTGCATTGGGCCCGGGGGggattaaataaagatttttcattttataaaaaaattcaccttactttttgatcacagtagtatatatatatatatatatatatatatatatatatatatatatatatatatatatatatatatatatatatatatatatatatatatatatatatatatatatatatatatatatttagaaatgtcaactaaaagaaaaaatcaggATCAAAAATCAAGCATGCCAAAGAGCAAAAGGTTAAGAAGAAAGCTGGCAAATCGCTTATTAAAGTTAcgaatttttttggaaaattgaTATCTACTCCAAACACTTTTGACATTTCTCAAACAGGTGGCAGTGATGGTAATGCTGCACAAACATCTCGAATTGATGATGTTACAGCTCAACAAATTGATGGTAATGCAGCACAACAATCTGGAAGCAATTGTTATACAACTAAACAATCTGACATTAACGGTAATGCAGCACAACAATCTGGCAGCGATGGTAATATAGCACAACAATCTGGCAATGGTGATAATGAAGTGCAACAACCTGATACTTTAGCTCTTCTTTGTTATGACATTGGATTATTAGACATTGAAACACTGCCATTGTTATCCAATgctgaaaatttaatttgtatgatAACCATTACCGACCTGTAACAACACCTCTTTCTTTATCAGTCGATGGAAAAAAGCGACGTTTCCCCATTAAACTACTTGATAAATATCTATACTTAAGGTACAGTAAGGAAAATAATGGTTTAATCTGTGGtgtttgtgtttgtttttttgccaACTGGTAGTAAGGAAAGTATAGGACGAATTGTTTTGACTCTAGCTGTTGACTGGAAAAATTTAGcaaaacatcttaaaaaatatgtttcaaacAAATATCGTTCATATGCTTGGGAGTATTTGGATGATGCAAAGAGAATGTGCAACAACCCCATTATACAAATACACATAAAAGTTGATACAACATTGCAAGAAAAAATTCGCTTTAACATACACATTCTTGAAGATTGCATTATTGAAGcagttcttttttttaggaaaGCAAGGTCTGGCATTCCGTGGATCTAACGAAAAGATACTAATCTGATACTAATACAAGTGCCAACCAAGGAAACTTTACTGCACTGCTTCAGCAGTGCAATAAAGTTTCCTTGATTCATCTTTTGATAGATGAAGTATCTTTACACAACAAAGAAAAGGTGGTGATTTCAGTTCGGTTTGTTGACTTATATTATTTGAGAAGAAGTTCTTGATGTTCCAGCGGATAGAATTACAGTTTGTGCTTTATatcatttgacaaaaaaatggcttttaGACCATGAATTAGAAATTGAAAATGTTCATGGCCAAGGGTATGATGGAGCAAGCAACATGCGGCATGGTTTGGCAAAGGCTATTTTGACAGACAATAGCTTAGCATTCTACGGACATTGTCAAGGTCACTGTTTAAATCTTGTTATATCCCACAGCTGCGCTATTCCGCATATAACGTGTTAGACAAATTAAAGGCTATAACATTATGGATCATAAATTCACCACAGTGAGAACAACTgcttattgaaataataaaaaaagaagccgGAGCTGATTGTGAGCTGCGCACAGAAAAAGTCTCCTGAATATTTGTATTACAAGATAGATAAAGAATATTGATGactatcattatttttatgatgcGCTATGCTACATTTTTATTCTGTGTGAGGTTATAGCCGATAAATTGCATCTGAATGTATACACCGGTGAAGATGAAGATTGGTCAAGCTGAACACCGGAAGATCAACAAAATGCATTGTCTTACAAAAAATGCCTacaaaactttgaatttttttatacaatactaGTAATTATACGATTGACATCATACCTGAGTGCTACAGCTATTTCTTAACAAGGTCGAACACAAGATGTGGTTGGCGCATACAAAGGAGTACAAGAAGTTGTATCAGATTTAAGACACAGACGTGATGCTCAGCTTGAACAACTATTGGATTCCATTTTCATACATGCATTAAGAACAGCAGAACATTTGGGCATCGACGTAGTAACATCAAGAGAGGTTCAACGGCAAAATTATTGTCAGAATACTCCAGGTTATACTCCACATGAAGTTTGCAAGCGTAACATTCTTATTCCTTATTTAGATTATATCGGAcctttaattaatatttagtgAACAATCTTGTCAAGCAATAAAGCTGTTGCATGTTGTGTATGAAAATTTATCTCAAGCTTCGATATGTGACATATTCGAAAGTCTTAAAGGTGTTGTCGAAATCTATAGCAACGATCTACCTCTGCCAGATTTGCGTGATGAAGAAATTATTCGCTGGAAGAACCTTTGTGACAAGATGGAAGATCCGaaaccaaaaaatttacaaacttcATTATTGAAATGCAATAAGCAAGCTCTTCCAAAAATACATACACTTTTATGCATTGGATGTACACTTCCAGTAACCTCTTGTGAATGCGAGCAATGTGCATCTGCGCTTCGTAAATTGTCAAATAATGTTAGAGCATCCATGAAGGATGAGCGTTAAGGAGCACTTACATTAATCCATGTGCATCATGATAAGGTCGAAGCATTAGAAAAAACAGAAATCACGAAACTATTTGTCAAAGTACATCCAAGAAGAATGGAGCTACCATCCTTAGCCATAAGACACTGATTATTGTACATGCAATAAGACATTTtactacaatattttattttattttacttaatttgatTTTCCAATTAATATGTTGTCGCAATGAATgcaattttatatctttttagcGCCTTTAAAAAAAGTGCTCCCTCCTTCAAAATATTCTGGCTACGGGcctgtacatacatacatacatacatacatacatacatacatacatacatacatacatacatacatacatacatacatacatacatacatacatacatacatacatacatacatacatacatacatacatacatacatacatacatacatacatacatacatacatacatacatacatacatacatacatacatacatacatacatacatacatacatacatacatacatacatacatacatacatacatacatacatacatacatacatacatacatacatacatacatacatacatacatacatacatacatacatacatacatacatacatacatacatacatacatacatacatacatacatacatacatacatacatacatacatacatacatacatacatacatacatacatacatacatacatacatacatacatacatacatacatacatacatacatacatacatacatacatacatacatacatacatacatacatacatacatacatacatacatacatacatacatacatacatacatacatacatacatacatacatacatacat is a window of Hydra vulgaris chromosome 15, alternate assembly HydraT2T_AEP DNA encoding:
- the LOC136091894 gene encoding protein GVQW3-like; this encodes MSNFVEQRSAIKFCSWNDISAAETYRMLQKAFGEETMSQKNVYKWYKDFTEGRERVDDLERSGRPSTSIDDRHINKIKELLLTNRRLTIRDLVDMVGISFGSVQAILKDHLGLRRLKSRLVPKFLNFFEKERRVKTCEAMLSDYQDV